AGTCCGCGCCTTCATGAAGGCCAAGATGTTTTACGTCGACCCCGACGCCAAGGTCCCCGGTAAGGGCGACTCATGAGGCTGTCACGCGGACGGGGTCCGATATGACTAGTCCTCTACTCGCCTGCTATCGTCGGGGCCGCGATGAGCGCACAGGAACGCCGACCGGAAGAAGACGGTCGCGACTTCGCCGATGCCATGTGGTCGATCCCCAGCCTTCTGCTTGCAGGGATGGCCATCTACGGCGGCATCGGGTGGTTGCTGGACCGGTGGCTGGACATGTCCGCGTTCTTCCCCATAGGCATCGTCCTTGGGCTGGTGCTCGCTGGCTACCTGGCCTACCGGAAGTTCTCTCGCTGACTCGCGGAGACTCCGCCGAGGGAAACCCTTGTGATCCACACTACGACGTTGATGAAGGGAACGCCGCGTGAGTGCGCTGACGGCCCCAGCTCCCGCCCCACAGTTCCAGGCACCTACGCCTGAAGAACTGTTCAACCTGCCACCGATCATCCCCGGGGTCGAATGGTTCACCAAGCCGGTTCTGCTGGCGCTGCTGAGCGCGCTCCTGGTGATCGGTGTCACCTGGGCGGCGTTCGGTAATCCGAAGGTCGTGCCGCGGGGTATGCAGAACGTGGTCGAGTACGGCTACATGTTCGTCCGCGACCAGGTCGCCCGCCCCTTCCTGGGCAAGGACGCCGACCGGTGGATGGGCCTGCTGGTCTCGCTGTTCTTCCTGG
The nucleotide sequence above comes from Nonomuraea gerenzanensis. Encoded proteins:
- a CDS encoding AtpZ/AtpI family protein, encoding MSAQERRPEEDGRDFADAMWSIPSLLLAGMAIYGGIGWLLDRWLDMSAFFPIGIVLGLVLAGYLAYRKFSR